The Actinopolymorpha sp. NPDC004070 genome includes the window AAGACATTCCGGGTGCCCGAGCCGTTCATCCTGCCCGACACCGCCAAGATCTACGACCTGCAGGACCCCACCGCCAAGATGAGCAAGTCGGCCTCGTCGCCGAACGGCATCATCGACCTGCTGGACGACCCGAAGACCTCCGCCAAGCGGATCCGCAGCGCGGTCACCGACTCCGGCCGGGAGATCGCCTTCGACCGGGAGAACAAGCCCGGGGTCTCCAACCTGCTCACGATCTTGTCCGCGCTCGCCGGGCGCCCCGTCCCCGAGCTGGTGGACGCCTACGCCGGCAAGGGCTACGGCGACCTCAAGCGGGACGTCGCCGACGCCGTGGTGGAGTTCGTGACGCCCTACCGCGAGCGCACGCTGGCCCTGCTGGAAGACCCCGAGAGCCTGGACAACATCCTCGCCCGCGGAGCCGAGCGCGCCCGGACGGTGGCCGCGGAGACAATGCGCGAGGTCGAGGACCGGCTCGGTTTCGTCGTGGCGAAACGATAGGGCGGCGACACCCGTGCGCACGATCGGTGTCGCGGTCGCGATCCCCGAACCCTACGGCGGAGAGCTGCAACGCTGGCGGGCCGCGTTCGGTGACCCGCTCGCCGATGCCATCCCCACCCATGTGACGTTGCTGCCGCCGACCCAGGTCGACGACGACGCCATGGCCGCCATCGAACGCCACCTGCTGGCGGTGGCGGAGTCCGCGCAGCCGTTCACCATGCGGCTGCGGGGGACCGCGACCTTCCGGCCGGTGTCGCCGGTGGTGTTCGTGGCGGTCGCGGAGGGCATTTCGTCCTGCGAGCTGCTGGCCGAGGGCGTACGCAGCGGGGCGCTGCGGCGCGACCTCGCGTTCCCGTACCACCCCCACGTCACCATCGCGCACGACCTGCCCGACCACGTACTCGACAAGGCGTACGAGGCACTGGACAGCTACACCTGCGCCTTCACCGTGCAGACGTTCAGCCTGTTCGAGCACGGAGCCGACCTGGTGTGGCGGCCGCAGCGCGACTTCGCCCTGGGCGGGCCGCTGCCCGGCCCGGTGCCACCGGAGGAGCCGACCGGCGTGCCGGGGGAGGCCGGGGAGTCCGGCAACACACCCTGGGCGGGCCGGCCGGGCGCGTGACCGGTCCGGCGCGGCGCGGGCGATCGACCCGTCCGACCGTCCCCGGCGGGGCACACTGATCTTGCCGTCGTGAGCGGCTCCAGTCGGCCTCTGGTCGGCGTCCGGTCAGTTTCCGGTCAGCTCGCTCGCGGTGCCGGCAGGCCGCACGGGGAAGGGACGTTGGCATGGACGTTTCGCGGGTGCGGCAACGCCTGGACTACAAGGTGGCCCGGATGCGGGTGCGTTCGAAGCTGGTCGACCACCTGGCCCGGGCGCTGGCGCACTACAACAAGGTGCTGGGGAGCCAGCTCGCCGCGGCCGCGACGTACTACGCCTTCCTGTCCTTCTTTCCGCTGGTCGCGCTGGTGTTCGCCGCCGTCGGCTTCGTGGTGGAGTACGTCCCGGGGGCGAGGGACGCCGTCACCTCGGCGATGTCGTCGGTGCTGCCCGGGATGATCGGCACCGGCAGGAACCAGCTCGACGTCCAGGCCATCGCGCGCAACAAGGCGGGCGTGGGCATCATCGGCCTGGCGGTGCTGCTCTACTCCGGACTGAACTGGATCTCCGCGCTGCGCACGTCGCTGCAGGCGGTGTTCGCGGCCGTCGCGGAGGACACCCGCAACTTCGTGCTCAACAAGGTGTTCGACCTGGTCGTGCTGGTGGCGGTCGGCATCGTCCTGCTGGTGTCGGTGGGGGTGAGTACGGCCGTCACGGCGTTCGCCGACTTCGTCTTCAGCCTCGCCCACCTGACCAGGGTGCCCGGCGTGGGCGTGTTGTTGTGGGCGGTGGCGGCCGCGGTCGGCGTGGCCGCGAGTTCGGTGCTGTTCTTCACGCTCTACCGGCTGTTGCCCCGGCACGACGTACCGGCGAAGAAGCTGTGGCGCGGCGCGCTGCTGGCCGCCCTCGGGTTCGAGGTGCTCAAGCAGATCGCGGGCCTGATCCTCGGCACGGTGACCGGCAACCCGCTCTACGGCGCGTTCGCGGTGCTGGTGGCGCTGCTGGTGTGGATCAACTACTTCGACCGGCTGACCGTGCTCGGCGCCGCCTGGGCGGTCACCAGCGTGCCGGTGGAGAAGATGGCCCATCCGGAGAAGGCCGGCGGAGTGAGGCAGGTACGCGGGCAGGGCGCACGCGTGGGTGACGCGGCCGGCGTGGGGCCCACCTCTGCCGGAGGACGGGCCCAGCGCATCGGCCGGGGACTGTCGGCGGCGTTCGGCGCGTTCGCGGGCGGCCTCACCGTCGGCTGGCTGGCCACCCGGCGGGAGCGCCGGAAAGCCGAACGGCGGCGGCGCAGGACCGAGCGTCAGCGCCGGGAGCGTACGTAGCTGTAGACCCGCAGGCCCGCGAGGCCGAGGAACACCAGCAGCATCAGCCACAGCCAGACCGGCAGCCGCGGCCACGCGGACTCCGCCGCGGCGATGGCCACGCCCGGGTCGGTCGCTCCGGCCGCGCCGGGGGCGAGGGTGGGCACCGGGGTGGGCGTGGCCGCCGGGCTGGCCGGCCGGGTGGAACCGGGCTTCGGCGCCGCCGGCCTGGGCGCCCGGGCGGCCGCGGCCCGGGCCACGTCGTCGCCGGTGACCAGGTTGCCGACGGGTTTCGCCTTCGCGCCGACGGTGAACCCCCAGTCCAGCAAGGCGGCCGCGCGCGTCCAGTACGGCGACTTGGAGCGCATGATCACCACCACCAGCCGGCGGCCGTCCTGCTCCGCCGCGCCCACCAGCGTGTTGTGTGCCTTCGTGGTGTAGCCGTTCTTCACCCCGATCGCGCCGGGGTAGTGGCCGAGCAGCTTGTTGAGGTTCTGGATCTGGTACGTCCTCTTCCCTTTGCCCGGGAAGTTGTAGCGCAGGGTCGTGGCGTAGCGGCGGAAGTCGGGGCGGGCCATGCCCGCCCGCGCGACCAGCGCCAGGTCGTAGGCGGACGACACCTGGCCGGGCTCGTCCAGCCCACTGGTGTTGACCGCGTGGGTGTCGAACGCGCCGAGCCGGCGCGCCTCGGTGTTCATCATCTCGACCGCGGTGCGGGTGCCCCCGGCGGCGTTGCCCAGCGCGTTGGCGGCGTCGTTGCCGGAGGGCAGGAACAGGCCGTAGAACAACTGGTCGATGGTGTACGCGCGACCGGTCTCGATCCCGACCCGGCTGCCCTCCACCCGCGTGTCGGCGGGCACCGCGGTGTAGCGGGCTCGCTTGTCCAACCGGGGCAGCAAAGTGACCGCGGTCAGGGTCTTGAGCGTGCTCGCCGGGGGAAGGGGGACGTGGGCGTTCTTGGAAGCGAGGACCTGGCCGGTGTCGAGGTCGGCCACGACGTAGGACGCGACGTCGACCTTCGGCGGCGCCGGAGCGGACTTTCGGTCCACCACCACACCGCGGCGTCCGAGCGCCGCGCCACCGACCGGACCGGTGAACGGGTTGGCGGTGGGAACCGGCGTCGCGGACGGTCCAGGCACGGGCGGGGTGGTGGGCGTCGGCTTCGCATCGGGTGCGCCGGGTGCCGCACCGGCGGGAACGGCGGTCAGGCCGAGGGTGGTCGCCACACCGAGCACGAGAACGCAGACCAGGCGGGCGATTCGGCTGGGCGTACCGGCACGGACAACGGCGTGCACCGGGCGCACAGGACACACGTGTCCCACGGTCAGGCCGGCCCGTTCACGGGGGCTGGGATGATCGGCTGGGGGCATGGTGCCGCACAGGGTAGTACCTGACGCTGGAGAAGGGGACGGTCACCGGTGGTGATGTCTGCGGAGCGGGAGAACGTGAACCACACCGACCGCGCGGATCACACCGACCGCGAGGACGGTTCGGGCCACACGGGCCACACGGGCCACACGGGCCATACGCAGGACGACACGGCCGATGACGTGGGCCGTGCCGAGATCCTGCGGCTGCCGGGAGAACGCGAACTCGCCGCGGCGGCGGAGCGGCTGCGCGGACAGGTCAGGCGTACTCCCGTTCTGGAACTCGACGGGGCGGAACTCGGCGTACCTGCGCGGGTCCTCGTCAAGCTGGAGTTGCTTCAGCACACGGGTTCGTTCAAGGCCCGGGGTGCCCTCAACACACTTCTCCTCCGGCCGCCCGCCGGCGACGGAGTGGTGGCGGCGTCCGGGGGTAACCACGGCGCCGCCGTCGCCTGGGCTGCCGCCCGGGTGGCTGTGCCCGCGCGAGTCTTCGTCCCGGCCACGTCGCCTCCGGTGAAGGCTGCACGCGTCGCGTCGTACGGCGCGGAGGTGGTCGTGGTCGACGGCTACTACCCCGAGGCGTTCGCCGCCGCCGAACGCTGGGCCGCCGGGCGTTCGGTGGTGCGGGTGCACGCCTACGACGCGCCGGAGGTGGTGGCGGGTCAGGCGACGCTCGGCCTGGAGATCGCCGAGCAGGTGCCGGAGGTGTCCACGGTGCTGGTGTCCTGCGGCGGGGGAGGGTTGTACGCCGGGACCGGGCTGGCGCTGGCCGGCCGGGCCGCGGTGGTGCCGGTGGAGCCGGAGCGCTGCCCGTCGCTGTCGGCCGCGGTGGCGGCCGGTGGACCTGTGCCGGTCGAGGTCGGCGGCGTGGCCGCGGACAGCATGGGTGCGGGGCTGGTCGGCCGGCACGGGTACGCCGTCGCCGCGCCCTCCCGCACCACGCCGCTGCTGGTGCCCGACGAGGCGATCGTCGCCGCGCGGCGGTTCCTCTGGGAACGCTGCCGCGTCCTCGCCGAGCCCGGCGGGGCGACGGCGTTCGCGGCCCTGCTGTCCGGCGCGTTCACGCCGGTGGCGGGCGAGACCGTGGTCGTGGTGGTGTCCGGTGGCAACACCACCGACGTGCCGACCTGAGCCAGCCGACCCGAGCGCGGCCGATCCGAACGCAGCCGACCGTTCAGCGGACCGGAGCTCAGCGGCCGGCGGACACCTCGTCGCGGCCCTGACCCGGCCCCGCCTCGCCGGCGCCGGTCCGCTCCGCCTTCAGGGCCTGCCAGCCGATTCGGCCCAGGACGACCGCGATGGCGAGGTTGACGACGATCAGCACCGTGTGGGCGACGTAGAAGCCCGTCGGGCGCCCTTCGGTCCTGGCCAGATTGCGGATGAACGTGGCGTAGGTGACGACGTTCCAGCCCGCCACCGCGAGCAGCAGGGCGGAGATCTTCCTGGTGATACGCACCACCCCAGTATGACCAGCTGACCTGGGCGGGGAGAGCCGCGGCCGGCCGTCTCACTGCTGGATGCCGAACGGTGGTTCGACGAGCTCCTTCACCCACGCGATGAGGCTCTCCAGGTCGTCGGCGTCGGCGACCGGGCGGCATCCGGTCCGGCGGAAGACCCACCGCCCGTCCCAGCGGTCACAGCGGAGGACGACCGAGATCTCCGGCAGCGAGGGGTAGGGAATCTCGATGCCGTACTGCTTGCCGGCCATGCCCACGCGGGGATGGGAACGGTAACCGGCGGACTTCAGGGCTATCCGTGCGGACTCGATCAGCTCGTCGCGCTGCCGGTCCTCCGCCGGCGGGGCCTCTGTCGTCATGGATCTGCCTGCCTCCTTCGTGATCGTGCGAACCACGACCCGGCCACGTGATCGCGCGGGGTGTGGTGTGCGGACGCAGCCCTCGCCGGCACTCGGCTTCGGAGTCACCGACCTCGGGCAGGGCTCAAGCATTCGGTGGGTGGGCGTGACCAGGCGAGGTCCCACGGCGGACCTGTGGCGGACCTGTGCCGGACCCGGATGGCACCCGGGGGACCTGTGCCGGACCTCGTCGGGAACCTCCGCGCTCGGCGTGGGCGTCGGTCGGTGCCTGCCGGTACAACTTCCTGGAGCGTTCGTGGGCGGGCGTTCCGACGAGCGGGGGCCTGGCCACCAGGAGGAGTGGATGACGGGGAGACGAGACACCGCCCCTCGCACCGTGCTGGAGCACCTGATCCGCCAGCGCGACCAGACCTACGACGAGCTGGCCGAGGCGTTCGAGACGCTCGCCCGGCAGACCGGTGAACGCGGGGCGAGCATGTCCGCGCGGCACCTGCGCCGGCTCGCGTCCGGGCAGCGCACCGGCATGACGCCGGTCACCCGCCGGGTGCTGCAGGCGATGTTCGGCCGGCCCGCCGCCGAGCTGGTCGCGCCGTACGCCACGACCGGTCCGACGCTCGCGACCGGCCCGTTCG containing:
- a CDS encoding 2'-5' RNA ligase family protein yields the protein MRTIGVAVAIPEPYGGELQRWRAAFGDPLADAIPTHVTLLPPTQVDDDAMAAIERHLLAVAESAQPFTMRLRGTATFRPVSPVVFVAVAEGISSCELLAEGVRSGALRRDLAFPYHPHVTIAHDLPDHVLDKAYEALDSYTCAFTVQTFSLFEHGADLVWRPQRDFALGGPLPGPVPPEEPTGVPGEAGESGNTPWAGRPGA
- a CDS encoding YihY/virulence factor BrkB family protein; this encodes MDVSRVRQRLDYKVARMRVRSKLVDHLARALAHYNKVLGSQLAAAATYYAFLSFFPLVALVFAAVGFVVEYVPGARDAVTSAMSSVLPGMIGTGRNQLDVQAIARNKAGVGIIGLAVLLYSGLNWISALRTSLQAVFAAVAEDTRNFVLNKVFDLVVLVAVGIVLLVSVGVSTAVTAFADFVFSLAHLTRVPGVGVLLWAVAAAVGVAASSVLFFTLYRLLPRHDVPAKKLWRGALLAALGFEVLKQIAGLILGTVTGNPLYGAFAVLVALLVWINYFDRLTVLGAAWAVTSVPVEKMAHPEKAGGVRQVRGQGARVGDAAGVGPTSAGGRAQRIGRGLSAAFGAFAGGLTVGWLATRRERRKAERRRRRTERQRRERT
- a CDS encoding serine hydrolase; translated protein: MHAVVRAGTPSRIARLVCVLVLGVATTLGLTAVPAGAAPGAPDAKPTPTTPPVPGPSATPVPTANPFTGPVGGAALGRRGVVVDRKSAPAPPKVDVASYVVADLDTGQVLASKNAHVPLPPASTLKTLTAVTLLPRLDKRARYTAVPADTRVEGSRVGIETGRAYTIDQLFYGLFLPSGNDAANALGNAAGGTRTAVEMMNTEARRLGAFDTHAVNTSGLDEPGQVSSAYDLALVARAGMARPDFRRYATTLRYNFPGKGKRTYQIQNLNKLLGHYPGAIGVKNGYTTKAHNTLVGAAEQDGRRLVVVIMRSKSPYWTRAAALLDWGFTVGAKAKPVGNLVTGDDVARAAAARAPRPAAPKPGSTRPASPAATPTPVPTLAPGAAGATDPGVAIAAAESAWPRLPVWLWLMLLVFLGLAGLRVYSYVRSRR
- a CDS encoding serine/threonine dehydratase, translated to MGRAEILRLPGERELAAAAERLRGQVRRTPVLELDGAELGVPARVLVKLELLQHTGSFKARGALNTLLLRPPAGDGVVAASGGNHGAAVAWAAARVAVPARVFVPATSPPVKAARVASYGAEVVVVDGYYPEAFAAAERWAAGRSVVRVHAYDAPEVVAGQATLGLEIAEQVPEVSTVLVSCGGGGLYAGTGLALAGRAAVVPVEPERCPSLSAAVAAGGPVPVEVGGVAADSMGAGLVGRHGYAVAAPSRTTPLLVPDEAIVAARRFLWERCRVLAEPGGATAFAALLSGAFTPVAGETVVVVVSGGNTTDVPT